In Ovis canadensis isolate MfBH-ARS-UI-01 breed Bighorn chromosome 3, ARS-UI_OviCan_v2, whole genome shotgun sequence, one DNA window encodes the following:
- the TRABD gene encoding traB domain-containing protein isoform X1, with protein sequence MTRGPGHTVHSCLLALPLQSWAGQLGAPSLSQEEGHQENLGSHPGQPERKPGPASVTPAQQGRLSQAGSPAAKAWREGQRSSSAGWVAKAAGRAEPICALPTGRRGWARAVGQEPARLHVSVPEPLPAMEEPEEQPPREADTEPVVTSGASEAVPRVLPGDPQNLSDVDAFNLLLEMKLKRRRERPNLPRTVTELVAEDGSRVYVVGTAHFSDDSKRDVVKTIREVQPDVVVVELCQYRVSMLKMDERTLLREAKEISLEKLQQAVRQNGVASGLMQMLLLKVSAHITEQLGVAPGGEFREAFKEASRVPFCKFHLGDRPIPVTFKRAIAALSLWQKVKLAWGLCFLSDPISKDDVERCKQKDLLEQMMAEMVGEFPDLHRTIVSERDVYLTYMLRQAARRLELPRASDAEPRKCVPSVVVGVVGMGHVPGIEKNWTTDLNIQEIMTVPPPSASGRVSRLAVKAAFLGLLGYGLYWTGRRAASLLLALPAARHCLQRLSDAWPHK encoded by the exons ATGACACGCGGTCCAGGACACACGGTCCACAGCTGCCTCCTTGCTCTTCCCCTCCAGTCCTGGGCAGGGCAGTTGGGGGCGCCCTCCCTCTCCCAGGAGGAGGGGCATCAGGAGAACCTCGGATCGCACCCAGGACAGCCAGAACGGAAGCCCGGGCCCGCATCCGTCACACCAGCCCAGCAGGGCCGTCTCAGCCAGGCCGGCTCTCCAGCCGCGAAGGCCTGGAGAGAAGGGCAGCGCTCCAGCTCTGCTGGGTGGGTGGCCAAGGCGGCGGGGCGGGCGGAGCCAATCTGTGCCCTGCCAACGGGACGGAGAGGCTGGGCCCGGGCTGTGGGCCAGGAGCCTGCAAG GCTTCACGTGTCGGTGCCAGAGCCGCTGCCAGCCATGGAGGAGCCGGAGGAGCAGCCGCCCCGCGAG GCCGACACAGAGCCCGTCGTGACTTCAGGGGCCTCAGAGGCAGTGCCCAGGGTGCTCCCCGGAGACCCCCAGAACCTGT CCGACGTGGACGCGTTCAACCTGCTGCTGGAGATGAAGCTGAAGAGGCGGCGAGAGCGGCCCAATCTGCCGCGCACGGTGACTGAGCTGGTGGCCGAGGACGGGAGCCGGGTGTACGTGGTGGGCACGGCCCACTTCAGCGACGACAGCAAGCGGGACGTGGTGAAG ACCATCCGGGAGGTGCAGCCTGACGTGGTGGTGGTGGAGCTGTGCCAGTACCGCGTGTCCATGCTGAAGATGGACGAGCGCACGCTGCTGCGCGAGGCCAAGGAGATCAGCCTGGAGAAGCTGCAGCAGGCCGTCAGGCAG AACGGCGTTGCCTCGGGGCTgatgcagatgctgctgctgaagGTGTCCGCCCACATCACCGAGCAGCTGGGCGTGGCCCCCGGTGGCGAGTTCAGGGAGGCCTTCAAGGAG GCCAGCAGGGTTCCCTTCTGCAAGTTCCACCTGGGCGACCGGCCCATCCCCGTCACCTTCAAGCGGGCCATCGCCGCCCTCTCCCTCTGGCAGAAGGTCAAGTTGGCCTGGGGCCTGTGCTTCCTGTCGGACCCCATCAG CAAGGACGACGTGGAGCGCTGCAAGCAGAAAGACCTGCTGGAGCAGATGATGGCGGAGATGGTGGGCGAGTTCCCCGACCTGCACCGCACCATCGTGTCCGAGCGCGACGTCTACCTGACCTACATGCTGCGCCAGGCCGCCCGCCGCCTGGAGCTGCCGCGCGCCTCCGACG CCGAGCCCAGGAAGTGCGTCCCCTCCGTGGTGGTGGGCGTCGTGGGCATGGGCCACGTCCCCGGCATCGAGAAGAACTGGACCACCGACCTCAACATCCAGGAGATCATGAC cGTGCCCCCGCCGTCCGCCTCGGGCAGAGTGTCCCGCCTGGCCGTGAAGGCCGCCTTCCTGGGCCTCCTGGGCTACGGCCTCTACTGGACAGGGCGCCGCGCCGCCAGCCTGCTCCTGGCCCTGCCCGCCGCCCGGCACTGCCTGCAGAGGCTCTCCGACGCCTGGCCGCACAAGTAG
- the TRABD gene encoding traB domain-containing protein isoform X2 produces MEEPEEQPPREADTEPVVTSGASEAVPRVLPGDPQNLSDVDAFNLLLEMKLKRRRERPNLPRTVTELVAEDGSRVYVVGTAHFSDDSKRDVVKTIREVQPDVVVVELCQYRVSMLKMDERTLLREAKEISLEKLQQAVRQNGVASGLMQMLLLKVSAHITEQLGVAPGGEFREAFKEASRVPFCKFHLGDRPIPVTFKRAIAALSLWQKVKLAWGLCFLSDPISKDDVERCKQKDLLEQMMAEMVGEFPDLHRTIVSERDVYLTYMLRQAARRLELPRASDAEPRKCVPSVVVGVVGMGHVPGIEKNWTTDLNIQEIMTVPPPSASGRVSRLAVKAAFLGLLGYGLYWTGRRAASLLLALPAARHCLQRLSDAWPHK; encoded by the exons ATGGAGGAGCCGGAGGAGCAGCCGCCCCGCGAG GCCGACACAGAGCCCGTCGTGACTTCAGGGGCCTCAGAGGCAGTGCCCAGGGTGCTCCCCGGAGACCCCCAGAACCTGT CCGACGTGGACGCGTTCAACCTGCTGCTGGAGATGAAGCTGAAGAGGCGGCGAGAGCGGCCCAATCTGCCGCGCACGGTGACTGAGCTGGTGGCCGAGGACGGGAGCCGGGTGTACGTGGTGGGCACGGCCCACTTCAGCGACGACAGCAAGCGGGACGTGGTGAAG ACCATCCGGGAGGTGCAGCCTGACGTGGTGGTGGTGGAGCTGTGCCAGTACCGCGTGTCCATGCTGAAGATGGACGAGCGCACGCTGCTGCGCGAGGCCAAGGAGATCAGCCTGGAGAAGCTGCAGCAGGCCGTCAGGCAG AACGGCGTTGCCTCGGGGCTgatgcagatgctgctgctgaagGTGTCCGCCCACATCACCGAGCAGCTGGGCGTGGCCCCCGGTGGCGAGTTCAGGGAGGCCTTCAAGGAG GCCAGCAGGGTTCCCTTCTGCAAGTTCCACCTGGGCGACCGGCCCATCCCCGTCACCTTCAAGCGGGCCATCGCCGCCCTCTCCCTCTGGCAGAAGGTCAAGTTGGCCTGGGGCCTGTGCTTCCTGTCGGACCCCATCAG CAAGGACGACGTGGAGCGCTGCAAGCAGAAAGACCTGCTGGAGCAGATGATGGCGGAGATGGTGGGCGAGTTCCCCGACCTGCACCGCACCATCGTGTCCGAGCGCGACGTCTACCTGACCTACATGCTGCGCCAGGCCGCCCGCCGCCTGGAGCTGCCGCGCGCCTCCGACG CCGAGCCCAGGAAGTGCGTCCCCTCCGTGGTGGTGGGCGTCGTGGGCATGGGCCACGTCCCCGGCATCGAGAAGAACTGGACCACCGACCTCAACATCCAGGAGATCATGAC cGTGCCCCCGCCGTCCGCCTCGGGCAGAGTGTCCCGCCTGGCCGTGAAGGCCGCCTTCCTGGGCCTCCTGGGCTACGGCCTCTACTGGACAGGGCGCCGCGCCGCCAGCCTGCTCCTGGCCCTGCCCGCCGCCCGGCACTGCCTGCAGAGGCTCTCCGACGCCTGGCCGCACAAGTAG
- the PANX2 gene encoding pannexin-2: MHHLLEPSTDMATALLAGEKLRELILPGAQDDKAGALAALLLQLKLELPFDRVVTIGTVLVPILLVTLVFTKNFAEEPIYCYTPHNFTRDQALYARGYCWTELRDALPGVDASLWPSLFEHKLLPYSLLAFAAIMYVPALGWEFLASTRLTSELNFLLQEIDNCYHRAAEGRAPKIEKQIQSKGPGITERERREIIENAEKEKSPEQNLFEKYLERRGRSNFLAKLYLARHLLILLLSVAPISYLCTYYATQKQNEFTCALGAAPGGGPAVRVSCKLPSVQLQRIVAGVDVVLLCAMNLVILVNLTHLFIFRKSNFVFDKLHKVGIKTRRQWRRSQFCDINILAMFCNENRDHIKSLNRLDFITNESDLMYDNVVRQLLAALAQSNHDATPTVRDAGVQTVDPSANPAEPDGEAEPPVVKRPRKKMKWIPSSNPLPQPFKEPLAIMRVENSKAEKPKPVRRKTATDTLIAPLLDAGARAAHHYKGGGGDAGPAADKKHARHFSLDVHPYILGTKKAKAEAVPAALPASRSQEGGFLSQADECGLGLTAVPAADAPLPEEEALYSAEPARGVLPPGGPFHVCSPPAAPATAPLSPASLGKPDPLAILSRNATHPLLHISTLYEAREEEDGAPRAPQDVGSLITIPPPQQILIATFDEPRTVVSTVEF, encoded by the exons ATGCACCACCTCCTGGAGCCGTCCACGGACATGGCGACGGCGCTGCTGGCCGGGGAGAAGCTGCGCGAGCTGATCCTGCCCGGTGCGCAGGACGACAAGGCGGGCGCGCTGGCCGCGCTGCTGCTGCAGCTCAAGCTGGAGCTGCCGTTTGACCGCGTGGTCACCATCGGCACCGTGCTCGTCCCCATCCTGCTGGTCACCCTGGTCTTCACCAAGAACTTCGCAG AGGAGCCCATTTACTGCTACACGCCGCACAACTTCACCCGCGACCAGGCGCTGTATGCCCGCGGCTACTGCTGGACGGAGCTGCGGGACGCGCTGCCCGGCGTGGACGCCAGCCTGTGGCCGTCGCTGTTCGAGCACAAGCTGCTGCCCTACTCGCTGCTGGCCTTCGCGGCGATCATGTATGTGCCCGCGCTGGGCTGGGAGTTCCTGGCGTCCACGCGCCTCACCTCCGAGCTCAACTTCCTGCTGCAGGAGATCGACAACTGCTACCACCGGGCGGCCGAGGGCCGCGCGCCCAAGATCGAGAAGCAGATCCAGTCCAAGGGCCCGGGCATCACGGAGCGCGAGCGGCGCGAGATCATCGAGAACGCGGAGAAGGAGAAGAGCCCCGAGCAGAACCTGTTCGAGAAGTACCTGGAGCGCCGCGGCCGCAGCAACTTCCTGGCCAAGCTCTACCTGGCGCGGCACCTGCTCATCCTGCTGCTCAGCGTGGCGCCCATCTCCTACCTGTGCACCTACTACGCCACGCAGAAGCAGAACGAGTTCACCTGCGCGCTGGGCGCCGCCCCGGGGGGCGGCCCGGCCGTGCGCGTCAGCTGCAAGCTGCCGTCGGTGCAGCTGCAGCGCATCGTGGCCGGCGTGGACGTCGTTCTCCTCTGCGCCATGAACCTCGTCATCCTGGTCAACCTCACGCACCTCTTCATCTTCCGGAAGAGCAACTTCGTCTTCGACAAGCTGCACAAGGTGGGCATCAAGACGCGCCGGCAGTGGCGCCGCTCGCAGTTCTGCGACATCAACATCCTGGCCATGTTCTGCAACGAGAACCGGGACCACATCAAGTCGCTCAACCGGCTGGACTTCATCACCAACGAGAGCGACCTCATGTACGACAACGTGGTGCGGCAGCTGCTGGCGGCGCTCGCGCAGTCCAACCACGACGCCACGCCCACCGTGCGCGACGCGGGCGTGCAGACCGTGGACCCCAGCGCCAACCCCGCCGAGCCCGACGGCGAGGCCGAGCCGCCCGTGGTCAAGCGGCCGCGCAAGAAGATGAAGTGGATTCCCAGCAGCAACCCGCTGCCCCAGCCCTTCAAGGAGCCGCTGGCCATCATGCGCGTGGAGAACAGCAAGGCCGAGAAGCCCAAGCCCGTGCGCCGCAAGACGGCCACGGACACCCTGATCGCGCCGCTGCTGGACGCGGGCGCGCGCGCCGCGCACCATTACAAGGGCGGCGGGGGCGACGCGGGGCCCGCGGCCGACAAGAAGCATGCCCGCCACTTCTCCCTGGACGTGCACCCCTACATCCTGGGCACCAAAAAGGCCAAGGCCGAGGCCGTGCCCGCCGCGCTGCCGGCCTCCCGGAGTCAAGAAGGCGGCTTCCTGTCCCAGGCGGACGAATGCGGGCTGGGCCTGACAGCGGTGCCCGCGGCAG ATGCGCCGCTCCCAGAGGAGGAGGCCCTGTACTCAGCAGAGCCAGCCCGGGGCGTGCTGCCCCCCGGGGGCCCGTTTCACGTCTGCTCGCCCCCCGCCGCCCCTGCCACCGCCCCTCTGTCGCCAGCCAGCCTGGGCAAGCCTGACCCACTTGCCATCCTGAGCCGCAACGCCACCCACCCTCTGCTGCACATCAGCACCCTGTACGAGGCCCGGGAAGAGGAGGACGGGGCCCCGAGAGCCCCCCAGGACGTGGGCAGCCTCATCACCATCCCTCCACCACAGCAGATTCTCATCGCCACCTTCGACGAGCCGAGGACAGTAGTGAGTACCGTGGAGTTCTGA